One Haliscomenobacter hydrossis DSM 1100 genomic window, ATGAATCTTGTCGTGACCAGCAGTTTTGTGTCCCATAAGCGCTTGTAACCTTTTGGCTAGGAGAGACACTCCCGTAGAAGAAATCATGCCAATGAACACCGATTTCTGGATGCGCACAAAGCCACTATTGACCAACTCTTTGGCAATTTTGCTGCGTTTTTTGGTGCTGCTGATGTCGTAACAAACGAGATAAGGCATAAGCTTTAGTCTATTGGGAGGTGATGAATCAATTGTTGAAGTTCTTTGACTCGTTGAAACATCTCCGTTTGTTTGGAAGTCTTGGGCTGTGCCCCAGGCTCTTCCAAAATCTCGAATATGGCCTTAATCAATTTTTCTTTACCAGTAGGGCCCAGCCAATATCCTCCTTCGGGTTGTAGTGCAAAATCTTCGGGAGCTTTCCATTGAGCGCTTTTAGCCAAATGCAAACACGCTTGTTCAACCCAAGGACGAAAGGATTCGATCAAATCGTAGACCAAAACAGGGTTGCCATCGCGTTCCTTGTGAAAAAAGCCAATGTAAGGATCCAGGCCTACCCGTTGAACCTGCCCCTGGAGCATGCCATAAAAAATGCCATAGCCATAATTGAGTCCTGCATTGAAATAATCCAGGGCGGGTTGGCGGCTGCGTTTTTCAAATTGGAAAGGTACTGGAAGCAGGTCGCTCAATAGTCCAAAAAACAATCTGCCGAAAACGGCTTCCTGCAATTCGGGTACAAAAGTCAATTCTGGCAACTGTAGTTCCAGTTGTGCCTGATTGTTTAAGGCAATGGCTTTTAGCTTTTCAAAATTCAGGAGTCCAGATTGATCTAAATGCATCGCTAGCAACTGGTATTGCCGGACTTGTTTTTCAACAATCCAGGTCGCAGCCAGG contains:
- the cas2 gene encoding CRISPR-associated endonuclease Cas2, with product MPYLVCYDISSTKKRSKIAKELVNSGFVRIQKSVFIGMISSTGVSLLAKRLQALMGHKTAGHDKIHFLKIHEQALLNMLMLGQEMDTRLLLGKDRYLIL
- the cas1 gene encoding CRISPR-associated endonuclease Cas1, whose protein sequence is MEIFIQSENVYLDYHEGTILVVNGEKRTPVAFKQIERIWIHPSTSIAAQLLVKLLEVQIELVICSGEGSPLGTLSPWVNPIGARARRRQLLFANSPDAQRLAATWIVEKQVRQYQLLAMHLDQSGLLNFEKLKAIALNNQAQLELQLPELTFVPELQEAVFGRLFFGLLSDLLPVPFQFEKRSRQPALDYFNAGLNYGYGIFYGMLQGQVQRVGLDPYIGFFHKERDGNPVLVYDLIESFRPWVEQACLHLAKSAQWKAPEDFALQPEGGYWLGPTGKEKLIKAIFEILEEPGAQPKTSKQTEMFQRVKELQQLIHHLPID